Within the Juglans regia cultivar Chandler unplaced genomic scaffold, Walnut 2.0 Scaffold_226, whole genome shotgun sequence genome, the region GAGAATGCGTGGTGGTGGGGATTCACTAATGTGAAATGGTGAGAGCTGCACTGTGTGGTAGTGAGGCTATACTCCTCATGGAGGAGGGAGAATGCACCGGTAGTGGTAGGGATTCTAATGGTAAGGTGGCAATGGAAATACCGGTGGTGGTAGGGACTACTCATATGAGAGAGGAGAATGCACCAGTGgtgaaattataataatgaaattggCAATGGAAATGCAGTGGTGGCGAGACCTACACACTGTAGAGGAGGCAGAGTGCACCGGTGGAAGGCGAAGGATTTATATGTAAGATGGTAATTGGAGAAGTGCACCAGTGAAGGAGGAACTCTCGTGTAGGGCAGGGAAGAGATGGGATGGTGATGAACTGTAATAGTATGGAGGTGGAGGGGAGTAGACTGGTGGTGGTGGGGACTTGTAGTAGTATGGTGGCGGTAAATGGGCTGGAGGTGGTGGAGACTTGTAGATgtaaggtggtggtggtggtggtgactTATAGATGTAAGTGGGTGGTGGGTAGTAAACAGGTGGTGGAGGAGACTTGTACATGTAGGGTGGATGATAAATCGGTGGTGGTGGAGACTTATAGATGTATGGAGGATGGTAAACCGGTGGTGGTGGAGATTTGTAGACATATGGAGGATGGTAAACCGGTGGTGGTGGAGATTTGGGCAttggcttgggcttgggcttggatTTCTCACACTCCTTGTAAGGAGTCTTTGGAGCATAAGCGAATGGCTTAGCTTTGAGCACAACTTCATAGTGATTCTTGGACTTGACCTTGAGCTTGGCACCCTTTTTGCCCCAGTGAAGGTCGGTGGGGATCTTACATGGTGAATGTTTGGGTGCAGCGTGGAGCTTCGCCTTGCAGGCCTCAGCCCCACCGTCCTTGTTATAGTCAAACCCTTTGACTAAGATGCTATATTTGCCGTTGATCTTAGTGGTACCATAGGCCTTGATCTCATCCTTTCCAACCTTGCAAGTTACCTCCACTACGGCACCTGCTCCATCATATACAATCAAACAACACAACACCACCAATCATATTAGCATCAGCTACTCATAAGCTAATTAAACACGTCCCAATTTCCCACTACAATAACTAACTTTGTCCTTTTGAcattttaaagaatatattctttatttttaagttaaagaatatattctttatttttaagtttatctAGATAATGCTTAAAATGACTATATTGCCCTCCTTAAATGCTTGATCTTTTGACTGCAATAAGGACAATTGGGGTATTTCATAGACAGCCCTCACTAATTTAGAGCCATTACTACACATTTTCTATTACAAATATTGTCAAATTACCTTAATTGCTTTGATGCTTCAGTGTGTATTGTCATATTGTGGACCTTatcttaataattatgttaGTCTAAGGgtgacttcttttttttttttttttttatcaaaaattgGTGTTTGAAAGACCATGCTAACTTCATATAAAGACTTCATCGTCTCAATCTTGGGAACAATTTATgtactcaatttttttagtgTCAAAGCAAACTaacaaccaagaaaaatactttaatgcaTCTTCAGAAACAgtcaagaaaaaacaaattatgaaCAACTAATGGATGTTAAAGATAATCTACCTTTGAGATGCTTCTTGTCGTGTGATTTGATTGGATATCCCCAGTCATAGCATCTGTAGCAGTAGACTTTTCCAACCACCTTGACTATCATCGGATGGTGCATATGAGGAGGGTAATGGTACGGAGGAGGAAGGTGCTTGGGTGGTGGTGGAGATTTGTAGTAGTATGGAGGTGGTAGCGGATGTgaaggtggtggaggagattTGTAGTAGTATGGAGGAGGAAGGTGcttgggtggtggtggtggtggagatttGTAGTAGTATGGAGGTGGTAGCGGATgtgatggtggtggaggagatttGTAGTAGTATGGAGGAGGAAGGTGcttgggtggtggtggtggtggtggagatttGTAGTAGTATGGAGGTGGCAGCGGATGTgaaggtggtggaggagattTGTAGTAGTATGGAGGAGGAAGGTGcttgggtggtggtggtggtggtggagatttATAGTAGTAAGGGTGTGGTGGCGGAGACTTGGGAGGCGGTGGTGGAGACTTATAATAGTAAGGTGGTAGTGGCGGTGGAGACTTATAATAGTAAGGTGGTAGTGGTGGAGACTTGACCGGTGGTGGTGGAGATTTATAGTAGTAAGGAGGCGGAGGTGAGGGCGAGGGGGGTGGTGGAGACTTGTAGTAATAAGGCGGTGGAGGCGAATGAACCGGTGGTGGAGGAGACTTGTAGTAGTATGGCTTTTGGGGTGGACTTGAAGGAGGTGGTGGAGACTTGTAGACAtaaggaggtggtggtggtggtggagactTGTAGTAATAAGGTGGTGGAGGCGAGTGAACCGGCGGTGGAGGAGACTTGTAGTAGTAAGGCTTCGGGGGTGGACTAGAAGGAGGGGGTGGAGACTTGTAGATGTAAGGAGGTGGAGGTGATGGTGAGGGAGGAGGTGGAGATTTGTAATAGTATGGAGGCCgtggtggtggtgatttgtAGTAATATGGTGATGGTGAATGCGAAGGAGGTGGAGGAGGTGACTTGTACTCATAAGGTGGTGGTGGGGAGTGGACAGGTGGTGGAGGAGACTTGTACTCATAAGGTG harbors:
- the LOC109020903 gene encoding extensin-1; this translates as PPPPYEYKSPPPPAHSPPPPYEYKSPPPPAHSPPPPYEYKSPPPPAHSPPPPYEYKSPPPPVHSPPPPYEYKSPPPPPSHSPSPYYYKSPPPRPPYYYKSPPPPSPSPPPPYIYKSPPPPSSPPPKPYYYKSPPPPVHSPPPPYYYKSPPPPPPPYVYKSPPPPSSPPQKPYYYKSPPPPVHSPPPPYYYKSPPPPSPSPPPPYYYKSPPPPVKSPPLPPYYYKSPPPLPPYYYKSPPPPPKSPPPHPYYYKSPPPPPPPKHLPPPYYYKSPPPPSHPLPPPYYYKSPPPPPPPKHLPPPYYYKSPPPPSHPLPPPYYYKSPPPPPPKHLPPPYYYKSPPPPSHPLPPPYYYKSPPPPKHLPPPYHYPPHMHHPMIVKVVGKVYCYRCYDWGYPIKSHDKKHLKGAVVEVTCKVGKDEIKAYGTTKINGKYSILVKGFDYNKDGGAEACKAKLHAAPKHSPCKIPTDLHWGKKGAKLKVKSKNHYEVVLKAKPFAYAPKTPYKECEKSKPKPKPMPKSPPPPVYHPPYVYKSPPPPVYHPPYIYKSPPPPIYHPPYMYKSPPPPVYYPPPTYIYKSPPPPPPYIYKSPPPPAHLPPPYYYKSPPPPVYSPPPPYYYSSSPSHLFPALHESSSFTGALLQLPSYI